The Sphingomonas alpina genome has a segment encoding these proteins:
- a CDS encoding cyclodeaminase/cyclohydrolase family protein produces MGDDQGQGAGQQLALLDLSAGDLLSRFGAGAATPGSGSAAALMSLLASSLICAVAKMTVAKGKEAAAKAQAEVIVNLLENRISPRLKVLFEEDSRVFQAVIDARIRRDNPALVTQKRQNAAQATDGLREATNILFEIVDLSFQAFENGMSIWSIGFRPAMGDAGAGISASLAAITTCLLVANVNLRTARSSWSRDAKKKCDDIQVRMLRAQERVLQLVQQSSDKTAENLAEALPLPVN; encoded by the coding sequence GGAGATCTGTTGAGCCGTTTCGGGGCGGGCGCAGCCACCCCTGGGTCTGGAAGCGCAGCGGCACTCATGTCGCTCCTCGCATCAAGCCTCATATGCGCAGTAGCGAAAATGACGGTGGCCAAAGGGAAAGAGGCAGCTGCGAAAGCTCAGGCCGAAGTAATAGTGAATCTATTAGAGAATCGAATATCACCCCGCCTCAAGGTCTTGTTCGAGGAGGATTCACGAGTCTTTCAGGCTGTCATCGACGCCCGGATTCGTCGAGACAATCCTGCGCTGGTTACGCAGAAACGACAGAACGCTGCTCAGGCCACCGACGGACTGAGGGAGGCCACGAACATATTATTTGAAATCGTTGATCTCTCTTTCCAAGCGTTTGAAAATGGCATGTCTATTTGGAGTATCGGATTTCGGCCAGCCATGGGAGATGCAGGCGCGGGAATTTCTGCCTCGCTCGCCGCCATCACCACATGTCTACTAGTCGCGAACGTGAACCTACGAACCGCACGCTCTTCATGGTCACGTGATGCGAAGAAAAAATGTGACGACATACAGGTACGTATGCTTCGCGCGCAGGAACGCGTTTTGCAGCTTGTTCAACAATCTTCTGATAAGACGGCCGAAAATTTGGCGGAGGCCTTGCCACTTCCCGTCAACTAA